Proteins from a genomic interval of Rhodococcoides fascians A25f:
- the yidD gene encoding membrane protein insertion efficiency factor YidD → MTFMGNLRSIPARTLMYFIGLYRTYVSPMRPPTCRFSPTCSEYAIEALEVHGMLKGSLLAVVRLLKCAPWHSGGWNPVPEPGKWRASVTEMTETEEHHDLVRVEEQRST, encoded by the coding sequence ATGACATTCATGGGCAACCTTCGTTCCATTCCTGCTCGAACTCTCATGTATTTCATCGGGTTGTACCGAACCTATGTGTCCCCGATGAGACCTCCTACCTGTCGCTTCTCCCCCACCTGCAGTGAGTACGCCATCGAGGCGCTCGAGGTGCACGGGATGTTGAAGGGCTCGTTGCTGGCAGTCGTCCGCCTCCTCAAATGTGCTCCCTGGCACTCTGGAGGATGGAACCCGGTGCCTGAACCCGGTAAGTGGCGCGCGAGCGTCACCGAGATGACCGAAACCGAAGAACACCACGATCTCGTGCGAGTGGAAGAACAGAGGAGTACATAG